Proteins encoded together in one Carya illinoinensis cultivar Pawnee chromosome 3, C.illinoinensisPawnee_v1, whole genome shotgun sequence window:
- the LOC122305224 gene encoding myb-related protein 308-like translates to MGRSPCCEKEHTNKGAWTKEEDERLINYIKLHGEGCWRSLPKAAGLLRCGKSCRLRWINYLRPDLKRGNFAEEEDELIINLHNLLGNKWSLIAARLPGRTDNEIKNYWNTHIKRKLYSRGIDPQTHRPLNAAAAAAATTTTISTATTTTNISNNKTSANNESQCSLFEVQNYMAPILMQQVPDKVLMNPINGSTVIDANVKVETESAEESNSSSGVTTEEVFPELNLDLSIGLRPYQSQNPSTNVKELKQEQPQQQHKQQQKQVSYQWYGNNVSQDTVCLCCHLGFQINSGACSCKQPWGTTLTAENLYRYK, encoded by the exons ATGGGCAGATCTCCTTGCTGTGAAAAAGAGCACACCAATAAAGGAGCATGGACCAAAGAGGAAGATGAGCGACTCATCAACTACATCAAACTTCATGGGGAAGGCTGTTGGAGATCTCTTCCAAAAGCTGCAG GTTTGCTTAGATGTGGCAAGAGTTGTAGACTAAGGTGGATAAACTACCTCAGGCCTGATCTTAAGAGAGGAAACTTcgctgaagaagaagatgaactcATCATCAACCTTCACAACTTACTTGGAAACAA ATGGTCTCTCATTGCCGCGCGCTTACCAGGAAGAACTGATAATGAGATCAAGAACTATTGGAACACTCACATCAAAAGAAAGCtctacagtcgtggaattgatCCTCAAACTCACCGTCCACTCAAcgccgccgccgccgccgccgcAACAACAACAACCATCAGTACTGCCACCACTACTACCAACATCAGCAACAACAAAACAAGTGCAAACAACGAGAGCCAATGTTCTCTCTTTGAAGTGCAAAATTATATGGCTCCAATATTGATGCAGCAAGTGCCTGATAAAGTACTCATGAATCCAATTAATGGCAGTACTGTTATTGATGCTAACGTAAAGGTTGAAACTGAATCAGCAGAAGAGTCGAACAGTAGCAGTGGAGTGACCACAGAGGAAGTGTTTCCTGAACTCAACCTCGACCTCTCCATAGGGCTGCGGCCATATCAGTCTCAAAATCCTTCTACCAATGTAAAAGAGTTGAAGCAAGAACAACCGCAGCAGCAGCATAAGCAACAGCAGAAACAGGTTTCGTATCAGTGGTATGGGAATAATGTTAGTCAAGATACTGTATGTTTGTGTtgccatttagggtttcagatcAACAGCGGAGCATGCAGCTGTAAACAGCCATGGGGGACGACTTTAACAGCTGAGAATCTCTATAGGTATAAGTAA
- the LOC122305225 gene encoding patellin-3-like — MAEEVQKQPQETLALVEEEEVVVTDVPQSEKAAATVEKEQPHVPEAEEPPKPNPVEEEPAAEGTELPKPGDTDAKVPQSGSFKEESTRVADLPNIEKKALEELKQLIQDALNKNEFTTLASSPPPPPPKEEEKPAAVEEKEDQKPAEEKPSEVAADVPPMAQEEPAKPESETPEETKEGAEKKAEPENEETVAEQVTETVVATEVIEKKDAVDDDGAKTVEAIEETIVAVSSSVQQEQPPPPPANDAEDQKAAAPSEAEEKDAKTEDSAPLPPDEVSIWGIPLLADERSDVILLKFLRARDFKVKDAFTMIKNTVRWRKEFGIDELLEEDLGNDLEKVVFMHGFDKEGHPVCYNVYGEFQNKELYQKTFSDEEKRQKFLRWRIQFLERSIRKLDFSPGGICTIVQVNDLKNSPGPGKRELRQATKQALHLLQDNYPEFVAKQVFINVPWWYLAVNRMISPFLTQRTKSKFVFAGPSKSVGTLLGYIAAEQVPVKYGGLSKDGEFGTTDAVNEITVRPAAKHIVEFPVTESCLLAWEVRVLGWEVSYGAEFVPSAEENYTVIIQKARKVASSEEPVVCNSFKIGEPGKVVLTIDNPTSKKKKLLYRLKIKSSSD, encoded by the exons ATGGCTGAGGAAGTTCAAAAGCAACCCCAAGAGACATTGGCATTAGTCGAAGAAGAAGAGGTGGTGGTCACTGATGTTCCACAGTCTGAGAAAGCTGCTGCCACTGTAGAGAAAGAGCAACCTCATGTGCCAGAGGCTGAGGAGCCCCCGAAGCCCAATCCCGTTGAGGAGGAGCCTGCTGCAGAAGGGACTGAGTTGCCGAAACCGGGTGACACCGATGCGAAGGTCCCTCAATCGGGTTCCTTCAAAGAAGAGAGCACCAGAGTTGCTGACCTTCCCAACATCGAGAAGAAAGCACTTGAAGAGCTTAAGCAGCTTATCCAAGATGCTCTCAACAAGAATGAATTCACTACTCTGGCTTCATCTCCACCGCCACCACCacccaaagaagaagaaaagccagCGGCTGTAGAGGAAAAGGAGGATCAGAAGCCCGCTGAAGAAAAGCCATCCGAAGTGGCTGCTGATGTTCCTCCAATGGCACAGGAAGAACCCGCAAAGCCAGAATCAGAAACTCCAGAAGAAACTAAGGAAGGAGCAGAGAAGAAGGCGGAACCGGAGAATGAAGAAACAGTTGCAGAACAAGTAACAGAAACGGTAGTGGCAACGGAGGTCATTGAAAAGAAGGATGCCGTAGATGATGATGGTGCAAAGACTGTGGAAGCCATAGAAGAGACCATTGTGGCGGTCTCTTCTTCGGTTCAACAGGAGCAGCCTCCTCCACCTCCAGCAAACGATGCGGAGGATCAGAAGGCTGCTGCACCATCGGAGGCGGAAGAAAAAGATGCCAAAACTGAGGATTCGGCTCCTCTGCCTCCGGACGAGGTATCCATCTGGGGAATCCCACTCCTTGCCGATGAGAGAAGCGATGTCATTCTCTTGAAATTTCTCCGAGCAAGAGATTTCAAGGTGAAAGATGCATTCACCATGATCAAGAACACGGTGCGCTGGAGGAAAGAGTTTGGGATCGATGAGTTGCTAGAAGAAGACCTGGGTAATGATTTAGAGAAGGTGGTGTTCATGCACGGCTTTGATAAGGAAGGACACCCTGTGTGCTACAATGTCTACGGGGAATTCCAGAACAAGGAGCTTTACCAGAAAACATTTTCTGATGAAGAGAAGAGACAGAAGTTCTTGAGGTGGAGGATTCAATTCCTGGAAAGGAGTATCCGGAAGTTGGATTTCAGCCCTGGTGGTATTTGCACTATTGTTCAGGTCAATGATTTGAAGAATTCTCCAGGACCAGGAAAGCGGGAGCTTAGACAAGCAACCAAACAGGCCCTCCACCTGCTCCAAGATAATTATCCTGAATTTGTAGCCAAACAG GTGTTTATCAATGTCCCCTGGTGGTACCTGGCAGTCAACAGAATGATAAGCCCATTCCTAACCCAGAGGACCAAAAGCAAATTTGTGTTTGCTGGCCCTTCCAAGTCTGTGGGGACCCTTTTGGG GTACATAGCTGCAGAGCAAGTACCAGTCAAATATGGAGGACTGAGCAAAGATGGTGAATTTGGCACAACAGATGCTGTAAATGAGATAACTGTTAGGCCTGCAGCAAAACACATCGTGGAATTTCCAGTTACTGAG TCCTGCCTTCTTGCTTGGGAAGTCCGAGTATTGGGATGGGAGGTGAGCTACGGTGCAGAATTTGTGCCAAGCGCTGAAGAGAATTACACTGTGATCATTCAAAAGGCTAGGAAGGTGGCCTCATCTGAAGAACCAGTTGTTTGCAATAGTTTCAAGATTGGTGAACCTGGCAAGGTGGTACTCACCATTGACAATCCTACCTCTAAGAAGAAAAAGCTCCTTTACCGCTTGAAGATCAAGTCTTCTTCTGATTGA